In Prosthecochloris sp. GSB1, the following proteins share a genomic window:
- a CDS encoding alpha-amylase family glycosyl hydrolase: MTSSILEKVLAALETAERNISSSRYLLPRIWQEPATGVLESSPVAWHRKALETILGKPAVNPKTRVSGKNDWSGKSVAYNMFVRLTTAFDHDGDGVVSPEPLSCGFRETGTFLKSIALLPYIERLGANTIYLLPVTEPGKANRKGDLGSPYAVKNPAAIDPLLSEPALGLDPETEFGAFIEAAHRLGMRVVQEFVFRTTSVDSDWIARHPDWYYWLRTEPGSVSAPRSYGPPEFDAETLATIYEKVDKHDLSNLPEPPETYRKQFAAPPATVSLTAAGYAGTAPDGSGCIVASAFSDWPPDDKQPPWTDVAYLKMHRHERFNYVAYNTIRMYDTALDRPEHSNRELWESVSNIIPLFQERFGIDGAMIDMGHALPRGLKSAVVENARRNDPDFAFWDENFDPSPPNDEEDVDAVFGSLPFVIQDPIYIRGLLNYLNRTGVKVPFFGTGENHNTPRLCHNLAGLESGRNRSRFIFGLACVLPAIPFIHSGMEICESAPVNLGLNFTERDRETWGPETLPLFSARSYEWRACNGLEPLGAYMAMLLSVRERYLDVIMNGTAGSIALPYISSPDMLAVMRKGERCRLLFAGNSNSEKSARGFMEFQQKSFTLTDMVSGISHTVSGSRLELEMAPGQCMLFELPGQAETPETTGNNQTK, translated from the coding sequence TTGACATCGTCAATTCTCGAAAAAGTTCTCGCGGCCCTCGAAACCGCTGAACGAAACATTTCCTCATCGCGCTACCTCCTGCCGAGAATATGGCAGGAACCGGCGACCGGAGTGCTCGAATCCAGTCCCGTGGCATGGCACAGAAAAGCCCTCGAAACCATCCTTGGAAAACCTGCCGTGAACCCGAAAACCCGCGTTTCCGGCAAGAACGACTGGTCGGGAAAAAGCGTGGCCTACAACATGTTCGTCCGGCTCACCACGGCGTTCGATCACGACGGCGACGGGGTCGTCTCTCCCGAACCGCTCTCCTGCGGGTTCAGGGAAACCGGCACGTTTCTCAAATCCATCGCGCTGCTCCCCTATATCGAACGTCTCGGGGCCAACACGATCTACCTGCTGCCGGTAACCGAACCGGGCAAGGCGAACCGCAAGGGTGACCTCGGATCGCCCTACGCGGTCAAGAATCCAGCGGCCATCGACCCGCTGCTTTCGGAACCCGCCCTCGGACTCGACCCGGAAACCGAGTTCGGCGCTTTTATCGAAGCCGCGCACCGTCTCGGCATGCGGGTTGTCCAGGAGTTCGTCTTCAGGACGACCTCGGTGGACAGCGACTGGATCGCACGGCACCCTGACTGGTATTACTGGCTTCGCACCGAACCGGGAAGCGTTTCGGCGCCGCGATCCTACGGTCCTCCGGAATTCGATGCCGAAACGCTCGCGACGATCTACGAGAAAGTCGACAAGCACGACCTGTCAAACCTTCCCGAACCCCCAGAGACCTACCGCAAACAGTTCGCCGCCCCGCCCGCGACGGTCTCGCTCACGGCGGCGGGGTACGCCGGAACCGCTCCCGACGGTTCGGGCTGTATCGTGGCGAGCGCCTTTTCCGACTGGCCTCCGGACGACAAACAGCCACCCTGGACCGACGTCGCCTATCTGAAGATGCACCGGCACGAACGCTTCAACTATGTCGCCTACAACACCATACGGATGTACGACACAGCCCTTGACCGGCCCGAACACAGCAACCGTGAACTCTGGGAAAGCGTGTCGAACATCATCCCCCTTTTCCAGGAACGTTTCGGCATCGACGGCGCAATGATCGACATGGGTCACGCACTTCCGCGAGGCCTCAAGTCGGCCGTGGTGGAAAACGCCCGCCGGAACGATCCGGATTTCGCGTTCTGGGACGAAAACTTCGACCCCTCTCCCCCGAACGACGAAGAAGACGTCGACGCGGTATTCGGTTCGCTTCCCTTCGTCATTCAGGACCCGATCTACATCCGGGGCCTTCTGAACTATCTCAACCGCACAGGCGTGAAGGTTCCGTTTTTCGGGACCGGCGAAAACCACAACACACCGAGGCTCTGCCACAATCTCGCAGGCCTGGAAAGCGGCAGGAACCGATCTCGTTTCATTTTCGGGCTCGCCTGCGTGCTGCCCGCGATCCCCTTCATTCATTCGGGCATGGAAATCTGCGAATCCGCCCCGGTGAACCTCGGTCTCAACTTCACCGAGAGGGATCGCGAAACGTGGGGACCGGAAACCCTTCCGCTGTTCAGCGCCCGAAGCTACGAGTGGCGTGCCTGCAACGGCCTCGAACCGCTGGGAGCGTATATGGCGATGCTCCTTTCCGTTCGCGAGCGCTACCTCGATGTCATCATGAACGGAACCGCCGGCTCGATCGCCCTTCCCTACATCTCTTCTCCCGACATGCTTGCCGTGATGCGAAAAGGCGAGCGTTGCCGCCTGCTTTTCGCCGGCAACAGCAACAGCGAAAAATCCGCACGCGGATTCATGGAATTTCAGCAGAAAAGCTTTACGCTAACAGATATGGTTTCCGGCATTTCCCACACGGTCAGCGGCAGCAGGCTCGAACTGGAGATGGCTCCCGGCCAGTGCATGCTTTTCGAACTGCCCGGGCAGGCGGAAACGCCGGAAACCACGGGTAACAACCAAACCAAATAA
- the truA gene encoding tRNA pseudouridine(38-40) synthase TruA: protein MRTLRMTIEYDGAGFSGWQKQPGEVRTVQGEIEGVLARVLREPVVVHGAGRTDAGVHARGQVASFTTSSGICVAKLSHALNGLLPQTVRIRGMNDVPGDFHARFSALGREYRYFFAPEPTAFGRYAACFRNSPDLELLNRCSSELVGTHDFRAFCRESRDSPNAVCTVYGASWSRSGEQIVFRISANRFLRTMVRFLVSAILEARRGDMTQALEKGMFPSALVPADPSGLFLWRVYYP from the coding sequence ATGAGAACCCTTCGCATGACGATAGAGTACGACGGCGCGGGTTTTTCCGGCTGGCAAAAGCAGCCGGGAGAGGTGCGAACCGTTCAGGGAGAGATCGAGGGAGTCCTCGCCCGGGTGTTGCGCGAGCCCGTGGTCGTGCACGGAGCGGGGAGGACCGATGCCGGCGTGCATGCGCGGGGGCAGGTGGCGAGTTTCACGACCTCTTCCGGGATATGTGTCGCCAAGCTTTCCCATGCCCTGAACGGCCTGCTTCCGCAAACGGTCAGGATTCGCGGCATGAACGACGTTCCGGGAGATTTTCATGCTCGGTTCAGCGCCCTCGGAAGGGAGTATCGTTATTTTTTCGCCCCGGAGCCGACCGCTTTCGGACGCTACGCCGCCTGTTTTCGAAACTCGCCGGATCTCGAACTCCTGAACCGGTGTTCTTCGGAACTGGTCGGGACGCATGATTTCAGGGCGTTTTGCAGGGAGTCCCGGGACTCTCCAAACGCCGTCTGCACGGTATACGGGGCCAGCTGGAGCCGCAGCGGTGAGCAGATCGTTTTCAGGATTTCGGCGAACCGTTTTCTCAGGACCATGGTGCGTTTTCTCGTCAGTGCGATTCTCGAAGCGCGCCGGGGCGATATGACCCAGGCTCTCGAAAAGGGAATGTTTCCGAGTGCGCTCGTTCCCGCCGATCCTTCGGGTCTTTTTCTTTGGCGGGTTTACTATCCCTGA
- a CDS encoding lytic transglycosylase domain-containing protein: protein MKTRCAAIFPFVLAAIMLGAARDGFAARGDETADEKQIVGMLDSLVHVTYFRDRHFREWKDDGFTRYPPGFIPQFDDETYAERIAYLNSKTALNLTYNSHVGGFIRLYGVDKRRLTSKILGLTSVYFPLFEEKLRQYRIPQELKYLAIVESALNPTAVSSANAKGLWQFIYGTGKMYGLESSAFVEDRFDPEKATIAACRHMRDLYNIYGDWFLVLAAYNSGAGNVNKAIRRAGGARSYWTIWPYLPRETRGYVPAFIAVTYIMNYYREHNIRPWQPGDLYLDIATVNVSEALTFDQISRGIGVSVDDLEFLNPQYKLNVIPADSRANSAVRLPRRYVSRFRESERKLYASKSDDDRATLLAKAREVQPSSTPAASGENIHVVSKGETLASIARMYRCYVSQIVQWNNLRDSRIYPGQKLRVFGSPGASSSGISSGTRQVVYHKVRRGENLGLIAETYGVGVSRIVSWNGLGRKRTIYPGQKLKIFAAQSSRGSGGPSAKYHKVNRGESLGLIARKYGVSVAQLASWNNLGGKRVIHPGQRLKLFAATRVHKVRRGENLIQIAKKYGVSVSDLASWNKLGRKRTIYPGQKLRVLSE from the coding sequence GTGAAAACAAGGTGCGCCGCTATTTTCCCCTTTGTTCTCGCCGCGATCATGCTCGGGGCCGCCAGGGACGGATTCGCCGCGCGAGGTGATGAAACCGCCGACGAGAAACAGATCGTCGGAATGCTCGACAGCCTGGTGCACGTCACCTATTTCAGAGACCGCCATTTCAGGGAATGGAAGGATGACGGTTTCACCCGCTATCCTCCCGGTTTCATTCCCCAGTTCGACGACGAAACCTACGCTGAGAGAATCGCGTATCTCAATTCGAAAACGGCTCTCAATCTGACCTACAACAGCCATGTTGGCGGTTTCATCAGGCTATACGGCGTCGACAAGCGGCGGCTCACCTCGAAGATACTCGGTCTGACCAGCGTCTATTTCCCGCTGTTCGAAGAGAAACTGAGGCAATACCGGATTCCCCAGGAACTCAAGTACCTGGCTATCGTCGAGTCCGCGCTCAATCCCACGGCGGTATCGAGCGCCAACGCCAAGGGGTTGTGGCAGTTCATCTACGGAACCGGAAAAATGTACGGGCTCGAGTCGTCAGCCTTCGTCGAGGACCGTTTCGATCCCGAAAAAGCAACGATCGCCGCTTGCCGCCATATGCGGGACCTTTACAATATCTACGGTGACTGGTTTCTCGTGCTGGCCGCCTACAACTCCGGCGCGGGTAACGTGAACAAGGCCATCAGGCGCGCGGGAGGAGCGAGGAGCTACTGGACTATCTGGCCTTACCTTCCGAGAGAGACCAGGGGCTACGTGCCGGCTTTCATCGCGGTGACCTATATCATGAACTATTATCGCGAGCACAATATCCGGCCCTGGCAACCCGGTGATCTTTATCTGGATATTGCCACGGTGAATGTTTCCGAGGCGCTTACCTTCGATCAGATCAGCAGGGGAATAGGGGTATCCGTCGACGATCTCGAGTTTCTCAACCCCCAGTACAAGCTCAACGTCATTCCAGCGGATTCGCGCGCCAACAGTGCCGTCAGGCTTCCCCGGCGGTACGTTTCGCGCTTCAGGGAGAGTGAAAGGAAGCTCTATGCGAGCAAATCCGACGACGATCGCGCGACGCTTCTCGCAAAGGCCCGAGAGGTGCAGCCGTCCTCGACGCCAGCCGCTTCCGGGGAGAATATCCATGTCGTCAGCAAGGGGGAGACTCTTGCCTCCATCGCGAGGATGTACCGTTGTTACGTCAGCCAGATCGTTCAGTGGAACAATCTCAGGGATTCGCGGATTTATCCCGGCCAGAAGCTCAGGGTTTTCGGGTCACCCGGAGCGTCGTCGTCCGGCATATCCTCCGGGACGCGGCAGGTCGTGTATCACAAGGTCAGGCGGGGTGAAAATCTCGGTCTTATCGCGGAAACATACGGGGTAGGCGTAAGCCGGATCGTTTCCTGGAACGGTCTCGGGCGGAAACGGACCATCTATCCCGGCCAGAAACTCAAGATATTCGCCGCTCAATCCTCCCGGGGTTCGGGAGGGCCTTCGGCGAAATACCACAAAGTCAACAGGGGAGAAAGCCTGGGCCTTATTGCGAGGAAGTACGGAGTAAGCGTGGCGCAGCTCGCTTCCTGGAACAATCTGGGGGGAAAGCGTGTCATCCATCCCGGCCAGAGGCTGAAACTGTTTGCGGCCACCAGGGTCCACAAGGTGCGACGTGGCGAAAACCTGATTCAGATCGCGAAAAAATACGGCGTCAGCGTGAGCGACCTCGCGTCCTGGAACAAACTGGGAAGGAAGCGGACGATATACCCCGGTCAGAAGCTCAGGGTGCTGTCGGAATAA
- a CDS encoding ArsA family ATPase translates to MRNIIFTGKGGVGKTSVAAATALKAADLGYKTLIMSTDPAHSLGDSLDVTLGPSPVKVAENLWGQEVSVFGDLNLNWDVVREHFAQLMESRGVEGIYAEEMGVLPGMEELFSLSYIKRYNEEQKEFDLLVVDCAPTGETLRLLSLPETFGWFIKLIRNVEKYMVKPVIRPLSKKVKKIDNMVAPEEVYEKVDNLFASTEGIIDLLADGSKSTVRLVMNPEKMVIKESMRALTYLNLYGITVDSITINRVMPDHTQDPYFKKWREIQQNYIKQIEGAFAPIPICQVPLFDQEVVGLDMLRQVGSKVYGEKNPMDIFFKEDPIDIQKVHEGHYKVRVRLPFMEDMGIEPKILKLGDDLTIRIGDYQKIVALPIFIAGLESTGASFENGWLSIDFTKEEA, encoded by the coding sequence ATGCGAAATATCATTTTTACCGGTAAGGGGGGCGTTGGAAAAACCTCGGTTGCCGCTGCGACGGCATTGAAAGCCGCAGATCTCGGCTACAAAACCCTGATCATGTCGACGGATCCGGCGCACAGTCTGGGTGATTCACTCGACGTGACGCTCGGGCCTTCGCCTGTCAAGGTCGCGGAAAATCTCTGGGGGCAGGAAGTCAGCGTGTTCGGTGACCTGAATCTCAACTGGGACGTCGTTCGCGAGCATTTCGCCCAGCTTATGGAATCCCGCGGGGTCGAAGGCATCTACGCCGAGGAAATGGGCGTGCTTCCGGGCATGGAGGAGCTTTTTTCGCTGTCGTACATCAAACGCTACAACGAAGAGCAGAAAGAGTTCGATCTCTTGGTCGTCGACTGCGCACCTACCGGAGAAACGCTTCGTCTGCTTTCACTGCCTGAAACGTTCGGATGGTTCATCAAGCTTATCCGCAACGTCGAAAAATACATGGTCAAGCCGGTCATCAGGCCGTTGTCGAAAAAAGTCAAGAAAATCGACAACATGGTTGCTCCCGAAGAGGTCTACGAGAAAGTCGACAACCTGTTCGCTTCGACGGAAGGTATCATCGATCTTCTGGCCGACGGCTCAAAATCTACCGTCCGCCTGGTCATGAACCCCGAGAAAATGGTCATCAAGGAGTCGATGAGAGCATTGACCTATCTCAACCTTTACGGTATCACCGTCGACAGCATTACCATCAACAGGGTCATGCCTGATCACACGCAGGATCCCTACTTCAAGAAATGGAGGGAAATCCAGCAGAACTACATCAAGCAGATCGAGGGCGCCTTCGCGCCGATTCCGATCTGTCAGGTCCCGCTTTTCGACCAGGAGGTCGTCGGTCTCGACATGCTTCGCCAGGTCGGATCAAAGGTATATGGAGAAAAGAACCCAATGGATATCTTCTTCAAGGAAGATCCTATCGATATCCAGAAAGTTCACGAAGGTCACTACAAGGTCCGGGTTCGCCTTCCTTTCATGGAGGACATGGGCATCGAGCCGAAGATCCTAAAGCTTGGAGACGACCTGACAATCAGGATTGGCGATTATCAGAAAATCGTTGCGCTGCCGATTTTCATCGCCGGTCTCGAGTCCACCGGCGCGAGCTTCGAGAATGGATGGCTCAGCATCGATTTCACGAAGGAAGAGGCGTAA
- the serA gene encoding phosphoglycerate dehydrogenase, which translates to MNVLVTDNIDPECDRVLKAAGFSVTRADAASPEKLAELVPGAEVLLVRSTTKIEAPLLSEARRLQLIGRAGEGIDNIDVDAATRLGIIVMNAPGANTSSVAEHACGMLLAAARRITAADASLRAGNWEKKNFCGTELRGKTLGIIGFGKIGREVSRRMQSFGMSIMAFDPMVPEEYAARFRIRLTGLDELLQRSDAVTIHASLNDATRNLIDRDRFRKMKDGVLLVNCARGGIVNEADLAEALTGGKVGMAALDVFRDEPPAPESPLLDSPNVILTPHIAGSTKEALKRAAVQIAEQIVDWKRNGRYNGAVNASAIELASDPAIRPWLELAEKLGAMTALENNRKEERVSIAVSGEFLRKFTPVLEPALLKGLLGASEKTKINYISASAIAEEQGITVETGSTGEHPDYSNLLCISSGPPEEERTICGTVFEETPRIVMIDDYRLEFRPEGCVLLYRNQDRPGVLAGVAELLLRKNINVAALSLSRRERNQTAMTAIALDGMADENLAREVSALDGVLSAILFRL; encoded by the coding sequence ATGAACGTTCTCGTCACCGACAACATCGATCCCGAATGCGACAGGGTGCTGAAAGCAGCGGGATTCAGCGTCACGCGGGCAGATGCCGCGTCCCCTGAAAAACTTGCTGAACTCGTTCCCGGAGCGGAAGTGCTCCTCGTGCGCAGCACGACGAAAATAGAGGCCCCGCTGCTTTCGGAAGCGCGGCGGCTGCAACTGATAGGACGGGCGGGCGAAGGGATCGACAACATCGACGTGGACGCGGCCACAAGACTCGGGATTATCGTCATGAACGCTCCGGGCGCCAATACGTCGTCGGTTGCCGAACACGCCTGCGGCATGCTCCTTGCCGCCGCGAGGCGCATTACGGCGGCCGATGCCTCGCTTCGCGCCGGGAATTGGGAAAAAAAGAATTTCTGCGGAACGGAACTTCGAGGAAAAACCCTGGGAATCATCGGCTTCGGAAAAATCGGACGCGAGGTCTCCCGGCGAATGCAGTCTTTCGGCATGAGCATCATGGCCTTCGACCCCATGGTCCCCGAGGAATACGCGGCAAGGTTCCGGATACGGCTGACAGGGCTCGATGAACTGCTGCAACGCTCCGACGCCGTCACTATCCACGCCTCGCTCAATGACGCAACCCGCAATCTTATCGACCGTGACCGGTTTCGGAAAATGAAGGACGGCGTTTTGCTCGTCAACTGCGCAAGAGGCGGTATCGTGAACGAAGCGGACCTCGCCGAAGCGCTTACCGGAGGAAAAGTGGGCATGGCCGCTCTCGACGTGTTCCGCGATGAACCTCCCGCTCCAGAAAGCCCCCTGCTCGACTCGCCGAACGTCATCCTCACTCCCCACATCGCAGGCTCGACGAAAGAGGCTCTCAAACGAGCAGCCGTTCAGATCGCCGAACAGATCGTGGACTGGAAACGAAACGGACGGTACAACGGCGCGGTGAATGCTTCCGCGATCGAACTGGCCTCTGACCCGGCAATCCGGCCCTGGCTCGAACTTGCCGAAAAACTCGGCGCCATGACCGCCCTGGAAAACAATCGGAAAGAGGAACGCGTCTCGATTGCCGTTTCCGGAGAATTCCTGCGAAAATTCACGCCAGTGCTCGAACCGGCATTGCTGAAAGGACTCCTCGGCGCAAGCGAAAAAACGAAGATCAACTATATCAGCGCCTCGGCGATCGCCGAGGAACAGGGAATAACGGTCGAAACCGGATCCACCGGAGAACATCCTGACTACAGCAACCTGCTCTGCATCAGCTCCGGCCCCCCCGAAGAAGAACGAACCATATGCGGAACCGTTTTCGAAGAGACCCCCAGGATCGTGATGATCGACGACTACCGGCTCGAATTCCGCCCGGAAGGCTGTGTGCTGCTCTACCGGAACCAGGATCGTCCCGGCGTGCTGGCGGGAGTCGCGGAACTGCTGCTCAGGAAAAACATCAACGTCGCCGCCCTGTCCCTTTCACGACGTGAAAGAAATCAAACCGCCATGACGGCTATCGCGCTCGACGGAATGGCTGATGAAAACCTCGCCCGGGAGGTATCCGCACTCGACGGCGTGCTGTCGGCCATCCTGTTCCGCCTGTAG
- a CDS encoding 3-deoxy-7-phosphoheptulonate synthase, which translates to MQRLQDLRVSNIVRLTSPRTLKDKLPVTEQAADTVVRGRTEVEDILTGKDSRLLVIVGPCSIHDIDAAMEYARRLKELREKLRGDLCIVMRVYFEKPRTTIGWKGFINDPHLDGSFDIEHGLYYARKLLLDINALGLPAATEFLDPFTPQYVSDLVSWAAIGARTIESQTHRQMASGLSMPVGFKNSTDGRLQVAIDAIRSAMHPHSFLGIDQDGHSSVITTTGNPYGHMVLRGGTQRPNYDENNIADAERRLEKARLPKKLLVDCSHANSGKKHERQSKVWESIIRQRVNGTQSIIGVMIESNLFCGNQPFPDNPSKLTYGVSITDACISWEETERMLSGGAMLLKKVAAGTEA; encoded by the coding sequence ATGCAGCGTTTACAGGACTTACGAGTTTCCAATATAGTACGATTGACGAGCCCCCGTACGCTCAAGGACAAATTGCCGGTGACAGAGCAGGCCGCCGACACGGTTGTTCGCGGGCGCACGGAAGTCGAGGATATCCTGACAGGCAAGGATTCGCGTCTGCTCGTGATTGTCGGCCCCTGCTCCATTCACGATATCGATGCGGCGATGGAGTATGCGAGGCGCCTCAAGGAGTTGCGCGAAAAACTTCGGGGCGATCTCTGTATCGTCATGAGGGTGTATTTCGAAAAGCCGAGGACGACAATCGGCTGGAAAGGCTTCATCAACGATCCGCATCTCGACGGCTCGTTCGATATCGAACACGGACTTTACTACGCCAGGAAGCTGCTTCTCGACATCAACGCTCTCGGGCTGCCGGCGGCGACTGAATTCCTGGATCCCTTCACCCCGCAGTACGTTTCAGACCTCGTGAGCTGGGCGGCCATCGGGGCGAGAACGATCGAGTCACAGACGCACCGGCAGATGGCCAGCGGCCTGTCAATGCCTGTCGGGTTCAAGAACTCGACGGATGGCCGGTTACAGGTCGCCATCGACGCCATCCGCTCGGCGATGCATCCTCACAGTTTTCTGGGGATCGATCAGGATGGCCACAGCAGCGTCATCACCACGACAGGAAACCCCTATGGGCACATGGTGCTCAGAGGCGGCACGCAGCGCCCCAACTATGACGAGAACAATATCGCCGATGCCGAGCGGCGTCTCGAAAAGGCCCGGTTGCCCAAAAAACTTCTCGTCGATTGCAGCCACGCCAATTCGGGCAAGAAACACGAGCGTCAGTCGAAAGTCTGGGAGAGCATTATACGGCAGCGGGTCAACGGGACGCAAAGCATCATAGGCGTCATGATAGAAAGCAACCTTTTTTGCGGGAACCAGCCCTTTCCGGACAATCCGTCGAAACTCACCTACGGCGTTTCGATCACTGATGCCTGTATTTCATGGGAAGAGACCGAAAGGATGCTTTCCGGCGGCGCCATGCTGCTGAAAAAAGTCGCTGCGGGAACCGAGGCATAA
- a CDS encoding YgaP family membrane protein, whose amino-acid sequence MNIDRLVFAFAGFFVLASLSLGYFFSPYWYLFTAFVGLNLFQAAFTGFCPLAKILKAAGVEPGSAFK is encoded by the coding sequence ATGAATATAGACCGTCTCGTCTTCGCTTTCGCCGGCTTTTTCGTGCTGGCAAGTCTCTCTCTGGGTTATTTTTTCAGCCCCTACTGGTATCTTTTTACCGCTTTCGTCGGTCTCAATCTTTTCCAGGCGGCGTTTACCGGCTTCTGTCCCCTGGCAAAAATACTCAAGGCCGCGGGAGTCGAGCCCGGCAGCGCTTTCAAGTGA
- a CDS encoding GNAT family N-acetyltransferase has translation MSVEIRRVQSRKERKQFIRFAWKVYRSDSELNRQWVPPVIADYMKTLDKEKYPLYDHADLAMFTAWKDGRMAGTIAAIENRRHNEMHRDKVGFWGFFECVNDQEVANALFDAAAQWLKAKGLDAMRGPVSPSMNDQCGMLVKGFDSPPVFLMLYNPPYYNNLVVNAGHHVGQELLAWYINQDMIDIERLRKIGEYMKKREGLTIRTIDMKDFDNEVEKIHDIYNKAWERNWGFVPMTDREFDFMAKGMKPVAREHFIYFVEDRDGRPIGFSLSLPDMNVALKHVNGNPFTPWGLVKFWWYGRNIRAYRTIVMGVLPEYRSKGVDSMLNAHIADYGGRHGLYSSEMSWVLKSNEAMSKLAKVIGGVPYKEYAIYEKGI, from the coding sequence ATGTCCGTTGAAATCAGGCGCGTGCAGAGCAGAAAGGAGCGAAAGCAGTTCATACGGTTCGCCTGGAAAGTTTACAGGAGCGATTCCGAACTGAACAGGCAGTGGGTTCCGCCTGTTATCGCGGACTACATGAAAACGCTCGACAAGGAGAAATACCCCCTTTACGATCACGCGGACCTTGCGATGTTCACGGCATGGAAGGACGGCCGGATGGCAGGAACCATCGCCGCCATAGAGAACCGCCGCCACAACGAGATGCACCGTGACAAGGTCGGTTTCTGGGGCTTTTTCGAGTGCGTCAACGACCAGGAGGTCGCCAACGCTCTTTTCGACGCGGCTGCCCAGTGGCTCAAAGCGAAGGGGCTCGACGCCATGCGGGGTCCGGTAAGCCCTTCGATGAACGATCAATGCGGCATGCTGGTCAAGGGCTTCGACAGCCCTCCGGTGTTTCTGATGCTGTACAATCCGCCCTACTACAACAATCTCGTCGTCAACGCAGGTCACCATGTGGGCCAGGAACTGCTCGCCTGGTACATAAACCAGGACATGATCGATATTGAGCGTCTCCGCAAGATCGGCGAATATATGAAAAAGCGCGAAGGCCTTACGATCAGGACGATCGACATGAAAGATTTCGATAACGAGGTCGAGAAGATACACGACATCTACAACAAGGCATGGGAAAGGAACTGGGGTTTCGTGCCGATGACCGATCGGGAGTTCGATTTCATGGCCAAAGGCATGAAACCCGTCGCCAGAGAACATTTTATCTATTTTGTCGAGGACCGCGACGGCCGGCCGATCGGTTTTTCGCTTTCCCTGCCTGACATGAATGTCGCGCTCAAGCATGTCAACGGCAACCCCTTCACGCCGTGGGGGCTGGTGAAATTCTGGTGGTACGGCAGGAATATCAGGGCATACCGCACCATCGTCATGGGTGTTCTGCCCGAGTACCGCAGCAAGGGGGTGGACAGCATGCTCAACGCGCATATCGCCGATTACGGCGGCCGCCACGGCCTCTATTCGAGCGAAATGAGCTGGGTTCTCAAGTCGAACGAAGCCATGAGCAAGCTGGCGAAAGTCATCGGCGGCGTTCCCTACAAGGAGTACGCGATCTACGAAAAGGGAATCTGA
- a CDS encoding LbtU family siderophore porin: protein MKNLKHIAALALGLAASTGFPAGAPAAETYPDITLSGLVEIETAVVDNGDEIQDDISLATVELGLAARMNPWLQADLIMLYEEDDTPDPTVDRGTLTFLLPQTPFRLTAGRMTVPFGLFSSLMVSDPPTLELGETKRQTVLEAGYAEQGFSGSFSVYRGDVQRNEDKRINSLAATASYSYETETSFMHIAAGWTNNLSDSDTLQESFEDGRCTELTGGATVGFEAEFDKWLINAEYLGALERLADGESAGTRPEAFNLEAGRTVKENLVAGARYAWGNDLWIERQYGAVISYYFEPAAISAEIMRNDLENSDDETVFTLQLAAEF from the coding sequence ATGAAAAACCTGAAACACATTGCCGCGCTTGCGCTGGGTCTTGCAGCATCGACCGGTTTTCCCGCGGGTGCTCCTGCCGCTGAAACCTACCCCGACATCACCCTGTCCGGCCTTGTCGAGATTGAAACGGCCGTAGTGGACAATGGAGATGAAATCCAGGACGATATCTCGCTCGCGACCGTCGAACTCGGTCTGGCGGCGCGCATGAACCCCTGGCTCCAGGCAGACCTGATCATGCTCTACGAGGAAGACGACACTCCGGACCCCACGGTGGACAGGGGGACGCTGACGTTTTTGCTCCCGCAGACGCCTTTCCGGTTGACCGCCGGCCGGATGACCGTTCCGTTCGGCTTGTTCAGCAGCCTGATGGTATCCGATCCGCCGACACTCGAACTCGGCGAAACAAAACGCCAGACAGTCCTGGAAGCAGGTTACGCAGAACAGGGTTTCAGCGGCTCCTTCTCGGTCTACAGGGGTGACGTTCAACGCAATGAAGACAAGAGAATCAATTCACTTGCAGCAACAGCATCCTATTCGTATGAAACCGAAACCTCGTTCATGCACATCGCCGCAGGCTGGACGAACAACCTCTCCGACAGCGACACGCTTCAGGAAAGCTTCGAGGATGGCCGTTGCACCGAACTGACCGGCGGAGCGACTGTCGGATTCGAAGCGGAATTCGATAAATGGCTGATAAACGCCGAATACCTCGGTGCACTCGAACGTCTGGCGGACGGGGAAAGTGCCGGAACGAGACCCGAAGCATTCAATCTCGAAGCGGGAAGAACAGTAAAGGAAAATCTCGTGGCCGGAGCACGTTACGCCTGGGGCAACGATCTGTGGATAGAACGCCAATACGGTGCCGTGATCAGCTATTATTTCGAACCGGCAGCCATATCCGCGGAGATCATGCGAAACGATCTCGAAAACAGTGATGACGAAACGGTCTTTACCCTTCAGCTGGCCGCCGAATTCTGA